The segment CCCGGATGATGCTGGCAAAAGGGGTCCGGTACGTCATTGTAACGCTGGGCTCCAAAGGGGCGCTAATCGTGGACGCTGCCGGAAGCCGGCATGTCCAGGGGTTCCCGGTGCAGGCGGTAGATACGGTGGCAGCCGGAGATTCCTTCAACGGGGCGCTGGCCTGGCAGCTGACCTGCGGCAGGACGCTGGAGGAGGCGGTCCGCTTCGCCAATGCGGTCGGTGCGCTGGCGGTTGGCAAGACCGGTGCGATTGCTTCTCTGCCCAGACTGGAAGAGGTAGAGCAGTTCCTGCGGACAGCTGCTAATGCGGAGTCACAAGACCTGTAGATCCCAGTAGATTCCGTATGTGAGATAGAGGAAGCAGATGCTATATAAGACGCACTAAAGAAATTAACGAAAAGCAAAAAGAAGCGGAGGGGAAATTTGGAACTGTAGGAGCGGTAGCGTCCGCCTTTGTCAACGGATTTCAACCGCGAGTAGCGGATTAAATTAAGAAATCTGTTGACGGGCAGCGGCCGGAAGTCCAAATGTTCACTGCAGCGACGACCAAGCTTCGAGTTCAAACCTTAAGTGCGTTTTATATAATAGACAAATTAAGCGGGGAGCGTCAGAGGAAGCGCTGAGACTCGGGGTCCGCTAAGGAGCTGACACGTTTGAGCGGTACAGTAACCGTCAAGAATATAACCCTCGGAGAAGGGATGCCCAAAATCTGTGTTCCGCTGGTCGGAACGACGCGGACGGAGTTGCGTGCAGAAGCTGAGGCTTTGCTCGCACTGGCGCCGGATGTGGTGGAGTGGCGCAGTGATTTCTTCAGGGAGGTGGAAGATATTAATGCCGTAACCCAGGTGCTGGAAGACATTCAGCGTCTGCTGCCGGAGATTCCGCTGATCTTCACCTTCCGCAGCGCCAGGGAGGGCGGGGAGAAGGAAATCTCCACCGCCTATTACTTCGAGTTGAACCTGGCTGCGGTAGAGAGCGGACTGGTGGATATTGTGGATGTGGAGCTGTTCCATGAGGAAGCGGAAGTCCGCAAGCTGATTGCCGCAGCGCATGGGCAGGCGGTGTTCGTGATTGTCTCGAATCATGATTTCCACGGGACGCCGTCCGAGGAGGAGATTGTCTCCCGGCTGCGCCGGGCGCAGGAGCTGGGCGGCGATCTGCCCAAGATTGCCGTAATGCCGCAAGGTCCAGCCGATGTGCTGACCCTGCTGGCGGCGACGAACCGGATGCAGGAGCAGTATGCGGACCGTCCGATCATTACCATGTCGATGGCCGGGGAGGGCGTGATCAGCCGGCTGGCCGGAGAGATCTTCGGCTCGGCGCTGACCTTCGGTGCGGCGCATAAGCCTTCGGCACCGGGGCAGGTGGCAGTTGCCGAGCTGCGCGGTGTGCTTACGCTGCTGCACCGCAGCTTGTAGCGGCTGCCGGTACAGACGCAGCAGGAATGGGGATAGACAGGGTGTTTCCGGCCGGGATTACGGTGGAAGCACCCTTTTGCATATAGAGAGATAGCAAATAGCGGGCGGAGTTTGAAAGTGTAGCTGCCCATGCCCTACAATGGAGGCAATCAAGTAGAAGGGGCGGAGCGCCGATGACAGAATTGATTCTGGTTGTGGAGGATGAGGTGAGAATTGCCCGTCTGCTGCAGATTGAGCTGGAATGCGAGGGATACCGTGTGTCCATTGCCGGGAGCGGCCATCAGGGGCTGGAGATGTACCAGGAGCAGCAGCCGGATCTGTTATTGCTGGATGTGATGATGCCTGGATTCAGCGGCATAGAGCTGCTGCGGCGAATCCGGGCGGGTGATCCCGATACGCCGGTGCTGCTGCTTACAGCCAAAAGCTCGGTAGAGGATAAAGTATCAGGCCTGGACCTTGGGGCCAATGATTATATTACGAAGCCGTTTCAAATTGAGGAGCTGCTGGCGCGTGTCCGTGCTGCGCTGCGGCTGGCCTCGGGGCGGAGGAGAGAGGAAGCCGTCAACCTGCTGATGGCAGATGATCTGGAGCTGAACGAAGCTACGCGGGAGGTGAAGCGGGCAGGCCGGAGTATCGAGCTGACTCCCCGGGAGTTCGACCTGCTGGTCTACCTGCTGAAGAATAAGCGCCAGGTGCTGAACAGGGAACAGATCATGGCTGCCGTCTGGGGGTACGATTATTACGGCGATACGAATATTGTGGATGTCTATATCCGCTATGTCCGCAAGAAAATCACGCTGGACCACCAGCCTGAATTGATTCATACCGTGCGGGGCGTTGGTTATGTGCTGAAGGATGCCCCATGAAGCTGCGGAGCACCATTCATCTGTATTCCAGCGTGCTGTTTGCCGTGCTTCTTGTCCTGATGAATCTGTTCATCTACGCCGTGTTCAGCCGGATGTCACTAGACAGCCAGCTCGGGCAGGCTTCTGCCGAGACGGTTAGAATCGCTGCCGCGATTAGAAAAGCCGGAGACGGGGTAACGGCACCGGAGCTGCTCCGGGCTTATGTGCCGGTGGAGGGAATGCTGCGGCTGCTCTCTGCGGACGGTAGCGGACCGGCGCCAGTCACCTCAGCCTCCGGGCATGAGATCAGCCGGGTGAAGCCGGTCTACCATTCCGGGAAGCAGGCGGAGCGGGTCCGGGTGGACGGACGCTTGTACGCGTTCGTAAGCATTCCCGTCATCTGGACGGACGGGAACGTCCTGAATCTCCAGATGACCAAAAGTCTGGAGAGCACGATGGATACGCTGCGGGTGCTGCGGCTGGTCCTGGCCGGGGCTGCGCTTGCGGCGCTGCTTCCGCTGCTGCTCTCCAGCCGCCTGTTGTCGGGCCTGATTATGCGGCCCATCGTCCAAATGACGGCGACTATGCGGGAGATTCAGCGCAGCGGGAAATTCCGCAGGCTTCCGCTGGAAGCACACTCGAAGGATGAGCTGGTGGAGATGGGGCATACCTTCAACGAAATGATAGGCCTCCTGGAGAGCAATTATGTGAAGCAGGAGAAATTTGTGTCGGATGCCTCCCATGAGCTGCGCACACCGCTGACGGTTATTGAGAGCTATGCCAGTCTGCTGAAGCGCAGAGGGCTGGATCACCCGGAGCTGTTCGAGGAATCGGTTGAGGCCATACACTCCGAAGCTGTGCGGATGAAGGAAATGACGGAGCAGCTGTTATTGCTGGCGAAGCACCCGGAGCAGTGGGATCTGGAGCTGAAGGTGATAGATCTGGAGGAGCTGGCCCGTTCTTCGGCGAAGGCTTTTCAGAATGCGTACGGGAGGGAGGTCACGGTTCAGGTCAAGGGGCCGGCTGAGGGCTACAGCGATGAAGCGAAGCTCCGGCAGCTGCTGTTCATCTTCCTGGACAATGCCCGCAAATACAGCGATGAGCAGATAACCGTGCGTATTGAGACTTCCGGGCAGGAACGGATGATTGTGATTACCGACCGCGGCATTGGAATTCCGCCGGAGGAGCTGCCGAAGATATTCGACCGTTTCTACAGAGTGGATGAGGCGAGAACCCGTGAGAACGGAGGGGCAGGCCTGGGGCTGTCGCTTGCCGCAGAGATCGCGGGGGTGATCGGAGCGGAGCTGTCCATGGATAGTACGGTAGGCCTGGGAACCTCGGTGACGATCCGTATGGCTGCGGACCGCAGGGGAGGTGGACAATGAACCAGCATCCAAGGAACAAGAGCAAAATGTACAAGGCAATCATAGGTATGGTTGTCTTCCTGCTGCTGGCTTGGGTTGCCTTCTGGATATTCGGGAAGGATTCGGAGCCGCTGTTATCCAGAGATCAGGCGGAGCAGGCCGTGCTGAACGAATATGCCGGTAAGGTAGAGAGTCTGAAGCTGCAAGCTGGAGCTTATGTAGCAGAGCTTCAGACGGAGCAGGGACGGTATGAGCTGAAGCTGGACGGGGTTAGCGGCGAGATTCTCTCCATCGTGCTGTTGAAGCGCGCGGACGAACCGGCGGTGCAGCCTACGTCTGCCGCTACTCCAGCGCCATCTGGAGGAGCTGAGGCTACCCCGTCACCAGCACCTACCCCGGCGGCGCAGAGCGTAGTCTCCGAAGCGGAG is part of the Paenibacillus sp. FSL M7-0420 genome and harbors:
- a CDS encoding sensor histidine kinase — its product is MKLRSTIHLYSSVLFAVLLVLMNLFIYAVFSRMSLDSQLGQASAETVRIAAAIRKAGDGVTAPELLRAYVPVEGMLRLLSADGSGPAPVTSASGHEISRVKPVYHSGKQAERVRVDGRLYAFVSIPVIWTDGNVLNLQMTKSLESTMDTLRVLRLVLAGAALAALLPLLLSSRLLSGLIMRPIVQMTATMREIQRSGKFRRLPLEAHSKDELVEMGHTFNEMIGLLESNYVKQEKFVSDASHELRTPLTVIESYASLLKRRGLDHPELFEESVEAIHSEAVRMKEMTEQLLLLAKHPEQWDLELKVIDLEELARSSAKAFQNAYGREVTVQVKGPAEGYSDEAKLRQLLFIFLDNARKYSDEQITVRIETSGQERMIVITDRGIGIPPEELPKIFDRFYRVDEARTRENGGAGLGLSLAAEIAGVIGAELSMDSTVGLGTSVTIRMAADRRGGGQ
- a CDS encoding PepSY domain-containing protein, whose translation is MNQHPRNKSKMYKAIIGMVVFLLLAWVAFWIFGKDSEPLLSRDQAEQAVLNEYAGKVESLKLQAGAYVAELQTEQGRYELKLDGVSGEILSIVLLKRADEPAVQPTSAATPAPSGGAEATPSPAPTPAAQSVVSEAEAVRLALLEVPGKLDDVDTGIDAAGAFYLVEIHTSDGREAVVQVNAISGHIMSVTWEEPDGDDS
- a CDS encoding response regulator transcription factor: MTELILVVEDEVRIARLLQIELECEGYRVSIAGSGHQGLEMYQEQQPDLLLLDVMMPGFSGIELLRRIRAGDPDTPVLLLTAKSSVEDKVSGLDLGANDYITKPFQIEELLARVRAALRLASGRRREEAVNLLMADDLELNEATREVKRAGRSIELTPREFDLLVYLLKNKRQVLNREQIMAAVWGYDYYGDTNIVDVYIRYVRKKITLDHQPELIHTVRGVGYVLKDAP
- the aroD gene encoding type I 3-dehydroquinate dehydratase, which codes for MSGTVTVKNITLGEGMPKICVPLVGTTRTELRAEAEALLALAPDVVEWRSDFFREVEDINAVTQVLEDIQRLLPEIPLIFTFRSAREGGEKEISTAYYFELNLAAVESGLVDIVDVELFHEEAEVRKLIAAAHGQAVFVIVSNHDFHGTPSEEEIVSRLRRAQELGGDLPKIAVMPQGPADVLTLLAATNRMQEQYADRPIITMSMAGEGVISRLAGEIFGSALTFGAAHKPSAPGQVAVAELRGVLTLLHRSL